Proteins found in one archaeon genomic segment:
- a CDS encoding metal ABC transporter permease yields the protein MPDLLQLLGQAFIQRAFVIAVIIAVLTSVLSVFVVLKRVSLLGDGLAHSSYGGLALGLYLGVPPVWGGAVVAVLASLGITKSQRTRRIPPDAAVALFLVMGLGFGTVLISLSHAYGFNLESLLFGSILLVTNTQIYVALGVLAVTLAVLSLIFKELVYVTFDETQARASGVRTWVYDYLFSALAGISVIVSVPVVGVLLIAALIVLPGLTSLQVSRSFRQTVYLSVAVGVASVVFGLFGSIVLDVASGAMIVVAALGVFLAVGAGKWLFVNLRTPAEGARRQP from the coding sequence ATGCCTGACCTCCTTCAGCTCCTGGGGCAGGCATTCATCCAACGGGCGTTCGTTATCGCAGTCATCATAGCGGTCCTGACTTCGGTCCTCAGCGTCTTCGTGGTCCTCAAGCGCGTTTCGCTGTTGGGGGACGGCCTCGCCCACTCGTCCTACGGGGGATTGGCCCTGGGTCTCTACCTGGGCGTTCCTCCGGTTTGGGGCGGGGCCGTTGTCGCGGTCCTCGCCTCGCTGGGCATAACGAAGTCCCAGCGAACGCGGAGGATACCTCCCGATGCGGCGGTTGCGCTCTTCCTAGTGATGGGCCTCGGCTTCGGCACTGTGCTCATCAGCCTTTCTCACGCGTACGGGTTCAACCTCGAGAGCCTCCTCTTCGGGAGCATACTTCTGGTCACCAACACGCAGATCTACGTGGCTCTGGGGGTCCTCGCTGTTACGCTCGCGGTCTTGTCTCTGATCTTCAAGGAGCTTGTCTACGTGACGTTTGACGAGACCCAGGCGAGGGCCTCGGGCGTGAGGACCTGGGTCTACGACTACCTCTTCAGCGCCCTCGCGGGGATAAGCGTCATAGTCTCAGTGCCCGTCGTCGGCGTCCTGCTGATCGCGGCCCTCATCGTGCTGCCCGGCCTGACGAGCCTCCAGGTCAGCAGGTCCTTCAGACAGACCGTCTATCTCTCGGTGGCTGTGGGGGTCGCGAGCGTCGTCTTCGGGCTCTTCGGCTCAATAGTGCTCGACGTGGCCTCGGGAGCGATGATCGTGGTGGCAGCCCTCGGGGTCTTCCTAGCGGTCGGGGCGGGCAAGTGGCTCTTCGTGAACCTCCGCACTCCCGCCGAGGGCGCCCGAAGACAGCCCTAA
- a CDS encoding metal ABC transporter ATP-binding protein → MQEETPQQEVIVSLSDVGVVFANGFAALQGVSLEVNRKDFLGLVGPNGSGKTTMIGAMLGLVRPTTGSVEVFGKPLSPEALRRVGYVPQKAIASDVNFPSTVFETVLMGRVARTSPFRRFGREDREAVERTLEHLGIQELRDRRIGELSGGQSQRVFLAKALVGDPDLMILDEPTSGVDSRSSAEFYETLGHLNKDHGITVVLASHDIGVVTRYSNRVACLNGTVFFHGTTSEFVKSSALSEVYGYPVEVVRHDEHA, encoded by the coding sequence ATGCAAGAAGAGACTCCGCAACAGGAGGTCATAGTCAGCCTCAGCGACGTCGGCGTTGTCTTTGCTAACGGATTCGCGGCCCTTCAGGGAGTTTCACTAGAGGTCAACCGGAAGGACTTCTTGGGCCTGGTGGGGCCGAACGGGTCGGGCAAGACGACTATGATCGGCGCCATGCTCGGGCTGGTGAGGCCCACGACCGGGTCGGTGGAGGTCTTCGGGAAGCCGCTGTCTCCGGAGGCCCTCAGGAGGGTCGGCTACGTGCCCCAGAAGGCAATAGCATCAGACGTAAACTTCCCGTCCACAGTCTTTGAGACCGTCCTGATGGGGCGGGTCGCCAGGACTTCCCCGTTCAGGAGGTTTGGGAGAGAGGACAGGGAAGCTGTAGAGAGGACCCTGGAGCACTTGGGCATCCAGGAACTGAGGGACAGGAGGATCGGCGAGCTCTCCGGCGGGCAGTCGCAACGCGTCTTCCTCGCAAAGGCCCTGGTGGGCGACCCCGACCTCATGATTCTGGACGAGCCGACGAGCGGGGTCGACTCTCGGTCCTCGGCGGAGTTCTACGAGACTCTCGGGCACCTGAACAAGGACCATGGGATCACCGTAGTCCTTGCTTCGCACGACATCGGGGTTGTCACACGGTACTCCAACAGGGTCGCGTGCCTGAACGGCACCGTGTTCTTCCACGGCACGACTTCGGAGTTCGTGAAGAGCTCCGCGCTCTCGGAAGTCTATGGGTACCCGGTCGAAGTGGTGAGGCACGACGAGCATGCCTGA